Genomic DNA from Theobroma cacao cultivar B97-61/B2 chromosome 3, Criollo_cocoa_genome_V2, whole genome shotgun sequence:
TGCccaccattttttttcctgCAAGAAAGGGATAACTCAAGACAAATTTCTATTTATAAATACAAAGTCTGATTACAAACCTGAAAATAGGGAGACAATAAATCATTAAGTACTTTCAACAAACGTTTATACATGTGAAATAAAGAGGCATTGTCCTTAGAGttcattgttttttttccacttctctttaacaaaatttaaagGCTTGAAGCCCTACTAAAAGACATATTGGCTTTGCCTCTTCACTTGAGAAATAGTAGAAGGGTCATTTTGCTGTCTAGATTCTATATGTATTGCCAATGAACATTGAATTTTACCTGCAAAGCTGAGGATTGCGGCAGGTTTAGACTTCATAGGGTTCATCAAAATTGTTAGGTTTTTTCTTGTCTCGATAGAATAATAGGGTATAAAAAGTTGAGTTCAGCTTTTGAACTGGTGCAACTGCAACTGCACTGATCTATTAGATTTAGAGCTTCTTTAATCTTGGTGGAAGATTCCCATTTCCTAGATTCTTAAGGTTACTCAAACAAAAGGGTTGCAGTcttatctctctctcttcctttccccATCACTCGCCTCGCACAAACATAAATACACATACACACTCTGGAGTCTTTACGTTATCATGTTATTGGatgttgtttctttcttttgtttgatcgcctttttttttctttttctggatAAATGTTTGAACCCCTTTTCCCTTATATGTAGATCGAGAGCagagaatgaagaaaagtgGCATTATCTCAATTGCTGGTGTTATCTTTCACTACTATCGGAAGCATTTTGGTATGCTAACAGTTACACATGCAATTTCTCAAAACGAAGATACAACTTTATCTCTTTCTTGTTAGAGGCTGCATGTAAATGCTGGTGCCTCAATCTTTTTGGCTTCCTTATTACAAGGCCATATTCTTGAAGTAAAGCTTAGAGGCAGGTATGCGACAAACCCAGAGTTCTTCATTTCGAAAACTTTTCGTCTCGGTTCCAAAGGGAAGCACTGTTTTTCAGGTCTTTCTCTTCGTCTTTTAAACTCCATATTCCATGAGATGTTGTCTAGATAGTTGGGAGGAGCGCCCAGCTCTGGTTGACAAATGcctttgattataaaatttcaacgTAGGCATATCATTTCTACAGTGATGAATGTACGTTTAAGTGTTGTCTCCTGAACTTAAAAACACGTTTTCcaatgagaaaaagaaatcatgaaATCCTTTGCAAACTGAAGTTAAATGGTGAAGTGCACATATCGTATAGTGTATTGTATTGAAATAGAAGTTATATGAATCACTAGAGTTATAAAGTCCAAGTTGTCTCGTGCAAATCTCAGTGCTTCCCTAGATGGGTGTGGTCCTTGTTTTTACTCACTGTAGATGCTTTAAAGAAGCTATATATATGTTGGTCCCTCCTCTACAACGTAGCCAAGTTATCTATGATGTAATCCTGCTAACCAAACTCCACCATGCATACACCACAAATCTAATAACTTTTCCTTCCATATGAAACTAATTCTACTTACAACTCCTTTTCCCCAACATGAAAGTCTAGCTGATTAGAAGGAATAAGAGGGAGGAAGTTATTTCCTATACTACCTAGGCCAAAGACATTATGCAGATAAAATTAATCTTGTCAGGTTTGAAGTCTCATTTGCTGAATTAAAGTTAACTTTTTAATGTAGCATTAAAATGTTGATAAAACAATATGTATGGTAGAAAGAGAAACAACATCCAAGGGTAggtttcaaataaatttatgcTAAttcccatttttatttttatttaaaaaaaatttttctacTCAGCTAGCTAGGCATGCATTATAAAGCCATTTGTAGTTGCCGATAAAGCATAAGCCCTCTTTTTCTAGTATGAATTGAATGGTCCCCAATATGAAGTTCACCTTCTACCCTGTGTGCTACTCAAAACTTGAATGAAAACGCAAAGATGACCAACATACCAATAATTAAACTAGTGATTGTTCAGTATGTGGTatgaaaaatttatgaaatttacaTGTTGCTCTTCCAATTGATGTGTCAACGCGTGTGGATGCCACATGGACGCCGATGCGCcatacctttttctttttccattacCATGCAACATGTTGCAGTAAAATTCCGGCATCTTTTCTTTCCTACAGCTGTGAATTCTTTGCTAGGTTTATTCTCAGCAGAATTATTGCTTTAAGCTTATGCCCTTCTATGCAGTTCTATAGCTAAGACTAAGCTGAAGAGAATAGTTAAAGTAGCTTCTCCAGTTTTGCGACCTTCTCCTACTTCTCCTTCCCCTCCATCCTCAGCCTTGACAGTCAAGAACCAAATTAAACTGATCTGCTGCAAGCTGTGCAacattttctcttaatttattGTAAGTTTTATTGTGCATCCGTCTggtttttagaataaaaagtACAGGAATAAGGTTTGTCTAACCGTTTTCCTAGAAACTGTTTCTATGATTTGATATTCATGAATCAAATTGATTTGATCAACGTATATTTCAGTtgtctctagcttcaattgtATTGCCTTAaacttcctttcctttttttttttgggaatttCACTCAACTTTTAATTGGAGCAACAAGCTCTATGAAAAATacaattttcaaagaaaaccTAATTCAACTATTCGTTtgaactttgatttcaccgactatatacatatatctaGGTTGGAAGAAACCTAGAACCTTGAAATTTTGTATATATGTCTCCGGAAGTGCAGAAACATCCTTCAATATTCATGAACAATCAAGTAGTACGGTTGTTACTGTATAGTTTTGGCTAGCTGTTGACCTTATATTCATATCCTTAATTATATGAATCTTGTAGCAAAATTTTTCTCAAGTTGGTACAATTTAGGGTAACTAgttacaaggaaaaaaaaatgaagatagaACATTTACTGATTAACAGATTAATTTACTGCTTGTTTCAGATGATACCTTTTGAATGATGAGAGGAGTAAGATGATCTCAAGTCCAAGGGAAAAAGATTTTCAAGCAAAGCAAGAGGGAGAAACCAATGACGGCAAGTTCTCCAAGGGGTCATCAAGTTCAAGGCAGTGGTCAGGATTTAGAAATCCAAGGATTGTCAGAGTTTCGCGTTCTTTTGGAGGAAAAGATAGGCATAGCAAAGTTTGCACTATAAGGGGATTAAGGGACCGGCGGATTAGGCTTTCTGTACCTACTGCAATTCAGTTATATGATTTGCAAGAAAGGCTTGGGCTTAGTCAGCCTAGCAAGGTAATTGATTGGTTGCTTGATGCTACTAAAACTGATATTGATAAGCTTCCACCACTTCAGATGCCACCAGGATTTGGTCAGTTCCATCAGCAAATGCTAGTACCCCATGAATCAAATTCCTCTCAATCCTCTCTTGCTCCTTTCTTTGAGGCAAATTCTATGTTCATGAAGGACGGGGAAGACCCAAGCATAGCGGCAAAAAGATACTGGGATATGGACGCCGCATTGAGAGCAAAAAGCAAGGAAGTTGAAAGGGAAAGTACGACTGCTGCGGAGAAGGGAAAGTGGATCAAAGTAACTGAAcaacatgaaaatcaagatGGAATTGGTGATTATAGTGGACAGGCTTCATCTCAAAAGCATTTTCCAGTAGCCAATCATTCCTCATTACCTGGCTTGTCAAACACTGCCATGCCCTTCAATTCCTACTACCATTGGGAGCCTTCAAGCCTATCTTTATCccaatttggaaatcatggaTTTCTGTCCCAAACTGAAAATTTCCTCCATGGTAACACTACTGTGCCATTGCCATCTTCACTGGCTCTTCCATCTGCGCATGCACCCCAGCTATTTTTCTGTCCACCATCAACAATGCCTTCACTGTTTCCCTCATATCCTCCATATGTTACTACTACTCCAGGGGATAGTAGTGATTCCAGGCAAATCAATCATTTCCAATTACTGAGCTCAAGTTCCCAACATATTCTACCAAATTCTGTCACAATGAGTCCTTCCATGAAGCCTTTCTCATTGAACGTAAATGCTGGCCTCAGAACTCATACacaaaatgatgatgaaagtCACGCAGATGAGGATAATATCGATTCTTGAAAGAGATCCTGGTGGCTGGTTCAAGACTTCAAATTGatataatttgatttcttGGACTGCATTCATGGATCGGCATGAATTTGGCAGAATTATTAGAGGTATTTCATATGTTTTGCTGGTCATTacattttgtttcaaataCATCAGAATGGATATGTTGAATGTATCAAccagaagaaagaagagaaattgCCTTGACAGTTGACAGttattttcaacttctttAGGTGGGATTAATTAATTCTACAATACAGGTAAGGTGCTATAATACTTTCTGGCTATTCTAAATGCatattattcttattattattattattatttatagaCAGAGTTTTAATTAGGTAGGTGAAATGAAAGTTATTTTGTACTTTAATTTTCTACAGAATGGCAATATTGATTCTTGTGTGTTAACTTTCTGTATTtcgttatatatatatataatacgcTCGTTTCATAAATAGATATCGTTAGCCTGGATGCATTTTCAATAACTGCAAATCACTGTCATATACATAAGGAAatgcttttatttaaatacatTAGTTCTCATGGGAAAGCCATTTTCCATAGAACTTTGatgattaattttattcaaacatatTAAttgttcatatatatatatataagcatagAAGTAATGATCTTCTCTATACTCTCCATGTGtctgtttatatatatatataccaaattaattaagttaattgtgAGTGATTGGTATTTGGTAATGAAATTATCTAACAACAACCATGATTAGAAGTGAATTATATagtataaatctttttttttttgaaaatttatctatATAGGAGTACAATGCATTGAACAACTACTAACTACTACTAATTACCACAAATACCATCTTGTGTTATTTAAGAAATATAGACGAAAATTCAagtctcattttctttttccttactTTTTTAGGACATTGTAAAATTACATCATCTATTTATGTTGAACACTTATCTTTGTACTTTTTTATACtaatttttaatgattatcttattattattattattattattacatttTGACACTAAAAACTACTCATTTGTTGAACATGGAAggaatgtaaaattttaatatcaaatatatCATCCGATTTTTTTTCTACTAACATGCCAAGTCAAACCTAAGAgagcaataataataataataataaattatctttaaaaGTATATCTAGAGCCTAACaggggaagaaagaaagaaattaggTAGAGTATTATCAATTAGCAACAATTGGAAAATATGTATATTACAAACCACCACAGCTTATattcaacaatatttttactcAAACCACTCCTTTAGTATGATTTACTAGTAGCAGATTATGTGCTGTATAGCAATCACATCCTAcctatattaaatatttactaaCTAATCAATGGAATTTTTTAGTAGCTAGCcaaatttccaaaaataatgttaaaaatcaagttaatttgtggtaataattttaaagttaaaataataataataaaaatctacattttgttgaaaattacaTTAACACTTAAGTAAATATATAACAACCAATTATTTGTTTCAATAATAAGTGCAAATATTCTCTTAAAAGAATTGAATTTACATTGCCCTCCTTAAATTAAATACACACCGGAAATGAGTTGTATGCTAGGGTTATACTTGAATGCAAGTATAAGATAGGGTAGATTAATAGGTGCCGTCACTGTTTGATAGAGCTGAGCTGAGCTGAGACTCCATAGTTTAAGCTTTGGACGCCAACAAATTAATTGGCCTTAATTTGGGTTTAGTTGGGAAACCGAATCTACACTGGTGTGTGGAAAATGTTCGCGCGTACGTAGCCGTAGTGCACAGGGAGTTGCATGAGCCAAGCTAGATTAAACAAACTACATGCTTTGTTAAAcgttatatatataaattttcgTATGAAAATCAATCCTACAAAGTTAACATAATAGTAGAGGACTGCTAATAtagtaaaataaaagaagaagcaGAAAAGCAACCCTTAATACAAACACCCCCAAGCAAATAACACAACTTTCCAACCAAACCTTCGTAGTATATGCATGTGTTTCTCTTTCCCTGCATCTTTATTGTGTATATTTTCTTTGTAAGAAATCCATTGAACATGAATTATACAAGCAATAATAACAATAAGTCTTTCTCATCCTCCTATAAaccttttctttcattttctatatgcATGAGATTGcattattctttctttctcatcaTCCGCACCTTTGTTGTATATGCAATTGCGCCTTCTGAATGAATCTTTGCATGCCttaaatcattttttcttttttgtactTTCGTGTTAGTTTCAGTGTCTGcatgcaaaaacaaaaacaaaaaaaaaaaacttcaaaagccttgttgGTTCAAGCAAATGGCTTGTTGTACCATGCAGCTTTCTTTTTGTAATGGATTTGTTTTTActgtaatataaaaaaattacaaaattaaaaaagaaaaagaaaaaccttcTTGGTGGAATGAAGGAAACTTCAGAGAGGTAAACGTTGAGCCTGATGTTGCTCTAGCAGTCATTATTAGGTCACCATACCTTTCTACCAGCTAAGTAGTCCAAATCTTCGCGTAATGcacaatcattttttttttaaatcgaTAGTTTTTTTTCCATTACTTTACAGATATAACTTTTCAAAAGTCATCCAACGTGGTAGTAGAACAGTACTGCTCTAGAAAGATGAGGGAGGTTTGAATACGTCTCTgcaaatttatgtttaaactATGTAAGTTGAAGTAGACAAGAATTAATGTGATAAGTAACCgagaaaaaagattttatgtATATctaattttagagaaaaaaatgaaatttaagatGCAGTACAATTTTGTaactaatctttttttttaataatttatatgatattctactaatatatttttggttaaatcgAACCTAAAGCTTAGTCCCATTTTTGTTAATTGTTTgtagtttttcctttttggttgGACTTGATTCAAGTGGGGTTTTTTGTTTAACAAAAGGGAGGATAAGTTTTATTACTTGTAATTAATATTTACAACATAATAAGCTGTCTGCATCACATCTCTTAACCAACTAGCTTGATTAATTACAATTACAAAACTTTTCATACGAGACTTAAAATGAACGTTTTTCTTGATTGTCTTCCATGGATCCATTATGATAAAGATTGAAGAGTGCTCATAAAACATGTAATTAATGCAaccaaaattatattttacagCACTAAATCATGCCAAAAACAGTAATTGTGGGCTGGCGGAGTTGGTTTGAGCTGCAGGCATGCTCTGAGTGTTCTGACACTTGAGCCAGGCAcaacaattaataaaaataaattctccTATCAGATTGTACTATTTTAATACATTCTCGaggataatatttttttattgccaTACAAACTCATACTACATATTACAACATAAACTCTACCTGATATTGCATTTCCAGTTGTACTACTAGTTAATTGAAAACCATTATATTTGATCATAAATGTAAtgctaaataaaatataattaataatgaaaCTCCACTTCCACATGCAGTTAATGTTATTATTAAATGGAAAAGTAATTGGacttaaattttgtttatgaaaaataatgatagacatacatatgtatgtatatattatttttttcgtCTTTAAATTAATCTTATCTTACCTAAAATGTTGTACCGTAGTACACGACGGAGGCAGAATATAATCCATCATAGTTTTTCATGGCAACCTGTAAAGAATgataatttgattgaatttgtCTTGTcggcaaaaattaaaattctgaATATTCTTTCTGCTGAACTCAATTCAAAGCATGTGAGTGGACTtggaattgaaagaaaaaagggttaCCTCTCTTTCGTCGGCAATAGGCACAAGCGCTATCTATTTCACGCGGATGGAGCAATGCACGCGGACCTACTGTACGAAAGCGCCACATGTTTTAGCCTCAGTATCAACAGCCTGCTATCAAAggtcattttctcaaaaaaaaaagggaccCTCCCCCCCAACTTCTCAAACCCTAGCCAGAACCAAATATCAGAAGCCAGAAAACCCAAACACCCATCAAAGACAACATATAACACAACGCTGTTAGAACTTAACTCTTCTAGTGACtttaaattaacataaatcagctcaggaaagaaaaaacacaaaaccaCAAAGACGAATCAAAAGTCTTGCTCGATCCTTGGCCACTTAATTAAGTAGAACTGCTGTATTATATAAGTGGACTCCGTTTCAAAGCAGCGTTACGGTGGCATGATATACAGTAACAGTAGAATATAAATCTGCAATTCTTTCTGAGATGGACAGAGTAAAATTGAACAGTCTGAGTCTGATTGTCTGAGGATCCAAGAAAACATTAATAAAGGACTCTTGCCAGTTGggattttattgatttaaagGACCCTTTAAAGTTGGcatcaaagaaaaaggtttcTCTTCCCCTATTTGTGGTCCTATTCTTGGAATTGAAATACTAAAgatgtcgtaacgtgcgggtccacGAACTCGACCGCCAGACATGATGTAAAaactttacaaaaatttaaaattagaaatcgccatcaatcttttttactaagTGCGATTgaccacctattgactcgattttAATCGATAaagtcttaaattaattttaagcccaccgaaaagaatcttaaactggtctacgaTTTTTTAGATCTAGGCTCGAGAGTATGATTACGCCcagggaaggattagcacccctaAAACGCACGTTctatgaacggtaccattcttagattatcctattaggctttaatttttaatttcactatattttcttagtcattattctcttattttatcttttatttaacctaaaatagAATGCAAATGGGGGGCAAGATGAGATGTatggcgtgagataaaaaaaaaatgtcggACGAATGACtttttatcgaggatatttTCTCGAATCcacccatcatactggtgggactcggggtattctctcacctagggaattataCGAGAAATTCGCCTTCgcaaatttgataaataattCCCATAATCGGAGTTATCgtacgttttttttttaaaataatgtttttgttactaatgaacttaatacgagcaaaagcctttttattaaagatgtttctcgagccctctcatcatactggtgggactcggGGACACCTTTTCACCTAGGAAACTTTTCGAGGAATACTCGCCTTCACAAGATCCTcggaagatcccatcatcggggcttaaacttgaaaacaaaaatattatatgcaatgatatgcatgatgcaatatatatgtacatactATTCTAATGCAATTgtccattttttattattaattattattttcattttattttatttttttattatcatattttctattttatttctaattattattgtttatactttacattttttattttaagttactcttatattttccttttataattagataaattgtttatgaTTCCATGTTACTTTAatgacaaaaattttatatttttttattttattttatatttttgtattttttatatttttatattattattattattatattttttcgtAAACAATTTTTTATCCAAACCTAAAAcctaaaatcttattttatatatctatatttaattcttttttttcttatctttgtcttcgtatttttttataatatttattaattcatagCTTGTGCCACTTGATATTTAATGCTtagtttttgttgttttagattttttattattattttttattatattttttttataatttattattatttaattgttatttatattgcattttttataaatttattattttattgtatatttgaattatttttttatttattatttttatcctctttttttatctattgttatttatttgttatttttattaagtaattaattttttttgtatagtcgaattctttatttattaaaaattttgagatctCGAAATGgaggccctcccatcgtactggtggagccttaaTTCAGATTCCGAACCTAAGAAAAATTAGCCCGAGATTACAACTTATCGCGTCCCCGACCAATCATCTCATCATCGATACTATCTAAATAATAAGTCATTATTTTGATTAGTGACCTTGAATTAAACTaaaagcaagcctttttaaaatttagagacctaaattagaattaatactaaaaataaatggCCCAATAAATATAATAGGCAAATAAcccaaaaactaaattaataaaaattaaatggcCCAATGAACAATAAACCAATAACACAATAGCAATCCAAACAGTAAGGTCCAAAAGAGTTCATATCGAATTTGGACTATTGAAGCCCAACGTCCAAGGAAACCAATGACTCCTCTGGGGTTTGGGTCGACCCACTTTAGCAGTCTCCTTCAAAGATCAAAACGCTGTCGTTTCGAATGCTTGGgaaaggttttttttctttttttttgaattctcCCAAAACTACGTCGTTTTGCCACAAAGCCTTAAGTATAAAACCattcttttccttctctcttcttcATTTGCTTCAccgttttctctctctagacaTAAATCTCTCTACCTTCTTTCTAAGATTTCACCAGCTAAATGGCGGCAACCCAAGCACCAAATCCAGCACCGGCTTTTCTTTCTCCCTCTACCCAGGTTAACCAACGGCAACTCAAGCACCAGATCCAGCGCCGgcttctctctctccctctacCCACGCTAACCGACGGCAACCCAAGCACTAGATCCAATGCCatcttctttctctccctctACCCACTCTGACCGGCGACAACCCAAACACCAGATCCAACGCCGATAGGGCTTCCTCTCTCTCACTCTTCTCCTATCGACGTAAACTCGAGCCCCttttcactctctctctctaccgATCCGCTTTTTCCTCCTCTCATTacgcattttttttttattttttggtatcTCTTTTTGAtgtatttttcttggttttttttttttgtgtggaTTGTTGTGGCTGCTAGAGACTTAGGAATATTTGGTTGTGCTTGTTTTCTTTGGCTTGCAGGATCCCCCCTCTCGATTGTTACAGTGCCCCCTCTCCTTTATACTCGGTTCTTGGCCTCTAAAGGGGGCACGTTCCACTAAATTCACGTTTGGCAGGGTGAGGGAGGTGCCTGGCAGGGTGCATCCGTACCCTGCCAGTCGTACCTCTCTCCacccctttttttctttattatttttgtcatttttatttattttttgtttatgatttttaattaataaaattataatttttataatgtctACAAAAGAATAGAGAATTGGATGTACTGTTAGAACAAAATTCATGTTCCACTCGCTTCACATAGAGCGTGGATTTAACTTCACGGAGGAACAACTCTTAATTtgcataatatataaattacaatacaatttttataaattaataatctcaattaaataatatttttgatcaATTTCGACTTGAAATTAATgtgataaattaaaaattcgCTAAATTTGTAAGAtaatacattttaaaaaaaatacataggTTCCACTTGATATATAATTAGTAATATTCTAATACATCAAAATTACATATATACAGACTCaattaaattgtaaaatatgactctaatattacttattttctcttgaaattgaCATCTCCTTATACCTCATCTCTAATTTTCTTAATACATTAAAAATCTCTGGTATAGTATTCTCGTATTGCAAGAGAATATTATACAATGTGATTGTTGCTTTAAATGCATCTTTGTGCAAGATAGGCTTTAGTACAGAACT
This window encodes:
- the LOC18604854 gene encoding transcription factor TCP5, with the protein product MISSPREKDFQAKQEGETNDGKFSKGSSSSRQWSGFRNPRIVRVSRSFGGKDRHSKVCTIRGLRDRRIRLSVPTAIQLYDLQERLGLSQPSKVIDWLLDATKTDIDKLPPLQMPPGFGQFHQQMLVPHESNSSQSSLAPFFEANSMFMKDGEDPSIAAKRYWDMDAALRAKSKEVERESTTAAEKGKWIKVTEQHENQDGIGDYSGQASSQKHFPVANHSSLPGLSNTAMPFNSYYHWEPSSLSLSQFGNHGFLSQTENFLHGNTTVPLPSSLALPSAHAPQLFFCPPSTMPSLFPSYPPYVTTTPGDSSDSRQINHFQLLSSSSQHILPNSVTMSPSMKPFSLNVNAGLRTHTQNDDESHADEDNIDS